In Amaranthus tricolor cultivar Red isolate AtriRed21 chromosome 3, ASM2621246v1, whole genome shotgun sequence, a single window of DNA contains:
- the LOC130807325 gene encoding protein MAINTENANCE OF MERISTEMS-like: MTIMLHDVQRILGISIDGSLPAEPSEAEWEVGITNLVGEPLSELRRKGSFTSGCISVAELMRLCHRSQALDTQTTAYYMAVIGSTLLADKTRTGMRPHPIVVVNDDEQDVAWGAVTLAFLYRQLGMASRAGCKTIAGCLTLLQTWIYEYFPAFRPHPRRDDVPNMTRAEMWTPKKVGRELDRLMEFRKVLDSMTETQVEWTPYNFSAAALLNEHPRTTVIGGITCFDVVEVYLPERALRQIGFVQSIPPAPIRPAKALRPAHGTYSVTFPSSAAAFVEAWSRFPYSARLVEQGLRRATVPSETEPNYVEWFRVCSHPYISRDELLASGPGPGQSRSDYVSFIINFFSRFFFLMN; this comes from the exons atgacgattatgttgcacgacgtgcaacgcatattgggcatttctattgatggttctctgccggctgagccttcggaggcggagtgggaggttggtatcaccaatctggtcggcgagcctctgtctgagcttcgacgtaaaggttcattcaccagcggatgcataagcgttgctgaactgatgcgactgtgtcataggtcgcaggccTTGGATACCCAGAccacagcgtactacatggctgtcatcggctctaccttgttggcggataagaccaggactggcatgcgacctcacccgatagttGTCGTCAACGACGATGAACAGGacgtggcctggggtgcggtgaccttggcgttcttgtacaggcagctcggaatggcatctagggctggttgcaagaccattgctggatgcctcacattgctccagacatggatctatgagtacttccccgctttccgccctcatcctcgccgagatgatgtgccaaacatgactagggcggagatgtggacgcCGAAGAAAGTAGGTCGTGAGCTGGACAGGTTGATGGAGTTCCGCAAGGTTCTGGACTCAATGACAGAGACTCAG gttgaatggactccctacaattTTTCTGCTGCTGCGttgctgaatgagcacccacgcaccacagtcatcgggggtatcacctgctttgatgttgtggaggtgtatttgccggagcgggcattgcgacagattgggttcgtgcaGTCTATTCCTCCAGCTCCTAttagaccagccaaggctcttcgaccggcacacggaacctactccgtgacctttccttcttctgctgCTGCATTTGTGGAggcgtggagtaggttcccctacagTGCCCGCCTTGTAGAGCAGGGACTTCGAcgggctactgttccttcagagactgaacctaattacgttgaaTGGTTTAGAGTGTGCTCGCACCCGTACATATCCCGAGACGAATTGCTGGCTTCCGGTCCTGGTCCTGGTCAGAGCAGATCTGATTACGTGagttttattatcaattttttttccaggttcttttttttaatgaattaa
- the LOC130807326 gene encoding stem-specific protein TSJT1-like, translated as MLAIFHEAFAHPPEELNSPASHRGPKKPKLPQETLSDFISTHDPNNTFSMSFGHAAVLAYVRPYPANPLHQLLFCGNDDIYCLFKGSLDNLCVLLKQYGLSKSANEAMLVIEAYRTLRDRGPYPADQVIKDLEGRFGFVIYDSKTGTVFTALGSDGGVKLYWGIALDGSVVISDDLEVIKAGCAKSFAPFPTGFMFHSEGGLMSFEHPMNMVKAMPRVDSQGVICGANFKVDKFTRINSMPRTGSAANWSQWDTQMHEAA; from the exons ATGTTGGCAATATTTCATGAAGCATTTGCTCATCCACCAGAGGAGCTTAATAGTCCAGCTTCACATAGAGGACCTAAGAAACCTAAATTACCCCAAGAAACTCTCTCAGATTTCATATCTACCCATGATCCTAATAATACTTTCTCCATGAGTTTTGGTCATGCTGCTGTTCTTGCTTATGTTCGTCCTTACCCCGCTAATCCCCTTCATCAACT GTTATTTTGTGGGAATGATGACATATATTGCTTATTTAAGGGGAGTTTAGACAATTTATGTGTGTTATTGAAGCAATATGGGTTATCAAAGAGTGCAAATGAAGCCATGTTGGTGATAGAGGCATATAGAACACTTAGGGATCGTGGGCCGTACCCTGCTGATCAAGTTATTAAGGATCTTGAAGGCAGGTTTGGCTTTGTCATTTATGATAGTAAGACTGGAACTGTCTTCACTGCTCTG ggtTCGGATGGAGGAGTGAAGTTATACTGGGGAATAGCGCTGGATGGGTCGGTGGTAATATCAGACGATTTGGAGGTTATTAAAGCTGGCTGTGCTAAATCATTTGCTCCCTTTCCAACAG GGTTCATGTTCCACAGTGAAGGAGGATTAATGAGTTTTGAGCATCCGATGAACATGGTGAAGGCAATGCCGAGGGTAGACAGTCAAGGTGTGATTTGCGGGGCTAATTTTAAAGTCGACAAATTCACTCGAATCAATAGCATGCCTCGCACTGGTAGTGCCGCTAATTGGTCACAGTGGGATACTCAGATGCACGAAGCTGCCTAA